The genomic stretch CAGGTGCCTCTAATCTTTCACCTAAAGACAAGTGTTTCATGATATGTATATGACCTCTTAAAATATATAACTCTGGTAGCTGTAACCTAATATAGTTGAATGACAAAACCTTCTAATAGTTAAAACGAGGAGATCCCCTCTTTGAGTATAAGCATACTAAGTTTTAGCAATACACACTTTTTTGCCTCGTTTGACTCGTATAGGCAACACTGAGAGCTCAAATATGCCATCACATAGAACGGATGAATATGCAGATCAAGGATGAAACATCTTAAAGATGTTTGCCCACATTTAATCCAAACAGGAATCCTTGGCCACTTTATAATTAACACACGTTTCATAATCCAGTGTTTTCCTTATTAGCTATACAAATGAATCGCATAATACATCATACATTGCATAATACAAAAATTAAcggtcttttttttgttttttttgatcTGCAATCTCAATTGGTTAAATCAAGGATATTTCCGTCATATGCCGCAATCTTGCTTGAACAAATTATACTCCCGATTCTAAACAGCAATCATGATACAATATCGGCATTTGTGTGCACATACAAATTCGCATAAAGCCAACATGTTTCACATGCAATCCTTCACAAAAGATATATgcctgtatatatgtatataatatatacacagTCTAAGGACTTCATTTAATTTGGTCTTTACATTAAATACACGTCtaacatttacatacacacaaatttatatatcttttttttttcctgtacagTTATACACATagaaacatttgaaatgttaaatgatgtttttgttttgatttttttcctCCCCAACAAAAATAATTCTTAAAAACGAAATCATGAAAGAAAATCAAAAGAATCATCTTTTGTCTTTGAAGAAGCCTTGGTCTGTGCTGCTCTCTTTGATGGTCACTGTTAAAAAGTTTGTGGTCACGTCCGTCACCACCACTTTCTCCACGTTGCTCAGACAAGGGCTCCAGGAATCTTCATCGGGCTCCCCAAGAATCCTGGAGACTGGGATTTTGGCAACAAGAGAGGGCTTGTCCCTCGGAGGACTCTCAGGTCGGTAAACGCTATTTTTCGACAAGTGCTTTAGCCGGGGCTGCGGAGGGGACATGGCAGCCGGGCACTCCTTAGTCCTGGCGTTCTGCATGTCCAGTCCAGctctgtgcatgtacatgttcCTGTCGAGACTGTAGTGGTGAATGCTTCCGCCGGGCACGGCCCTCGTCTGCTTCTGGCCGTAGCCGGGATCCTCCTGGTGCCTCCGCGCCAGTTTAATCACCCTCATCTCAGAGCCGGCCTTCTCCCCCTCGGGGGGGGCGTGCTTGCCCAGCTTGACCGGCCCGTACGTCATCTGCTCTTCAGACCGGCGCTTGGCGGGCTCCGGGACCGGGCCGCTATTCAGAGCGTCTTTGAAGCGCAGCTTTGGTTTGGGGCCTCTCTTCTTGGGCCCCCCGGAGGGCCGATGCTCCCGCACGGGGTCCGCGGGGCGGATCCGTACGCTCTCCCCCCGGTTGACAGTGCTGGGGGGGAAGATGGTGGGCACCACGGCCCGTAGCCCCTCCCGGGCTCTGGGGGTAATGACAGGCTCCGGGTTGGGAAACGAAACCCGAATTCCCCTTGTCGCTTCGCTCCGGAATTCGTAAGTTTTGGCCTTAGCTTTAGCTTGAGCCTATGAAAGCAGCAGCGAAGAAACACTGTCACAATAAAACTGATCACAATTGGTACACCAAAGAGGTCAGCATGGACAGATGCAAGCCATACACCTATTTTAGGGAAGAACCGACCATAACAGCATAGAACGCGTAATAATGCCAACCAATATCTGCCACTATATTCTATAGTAGCTGTGTCTCTTAAAGGTCAAGCAAGAATCGATCACAAAACATTTGGTAAACAGAGTGTCCACACTGAAACCATTTTCACTGAgtattattatttcagtttactTGTGTACGCTGAAACGTTTAATTAAGTTCCCTGCCATCACATTCTCATCGTCAAAACGTCTTCAAAATATTGCAGGAAGACATCCACCATCTAAATCTGGCACAGATAATGCGCACTCGTGTATTTTGAGTGCATCTCCTACATAACCGTTGCGGTAAGGTGGCCAAAAGGGGTCcaaataaatgatgaaaatgtctttgttcATAGGTTTAGATATAtacaaataagaaaagaaaaagatgcTTATTAATCTCTCcctgaaagattttttttgttttttttgtttttcattattcgAAATTTAACTTGGGACTACTTAACTTGTCTTTGCTGTAAGTACACTTATTTTGGCAAACGTGAGCCAAAAGCACAATGCCACCATGCCCACCACATTGTGTGAAAGGATTTAAAGGCAACTAGGTAtagttatattttaaaaagtattgcAATTATGTTAATAGATTTCAGACAACATTCCAATATAAGAACGGCAGTGATTAAGTGAATGCATACGACCAAGAGAAATCAAATCCAAGTGtgttccaaaaataaaataaaagccttAAAATGCACTGTAATAAATGACAGTGAACCCGATGCGGATAGACTGAACAGCCCCATAAGTCAAAGTGGGTGGAGACAGACGGAGGTTTGTTTATATGACACATGCCTGACACGTTGACCGACACGGGAAAACTGATTTCGTCGATTACTCCATCATCAGTAAGCTTGATACACGATTACTAGCTAAGTTCGATACCCACCCTCAGAAGAAATGTCTTCGGTTTAGGTCCCCTCTTTTTTGGTCCAAAGAGCTCCCTCTCACGTTCTCTGCAATAACACACGATATCCATTTTACACATGCAAGGCTGCAGGGCGAAGTAAAATGCACGCCTGTATTGGggcacagctagctagctagctggctggcTAGACGTCGTTAGCTTGCTTACACAGGCCTTCTGCTGGCTGCTTACCTCTCTTCGAAAGCAACGAAGAGGCGGGAGTCCAATATATTTTCCTCCGGTTCCCATGTGCTGTATCTACAAAGGAGTACTGtattgttagctaacgttaacgaaATACTCAGCTAgcgattaataataatatgatagTTAGCTACATCACACACCAAGAGTGAATTCACTGTAAGCGCAGTCAGTTAACGTTTAACATTCACTGCGAGCAAGCGTGCCATCAAGCTCGCTAAACACAAaccagatagctagctagcaagcaagcaTGTCTGCTGAACATACATCAGCTAACTGTAGCAAACGTAGCATGCTAGCCTTCCATCTGCTAGCGATGTTTGAATGGTTATCTAAGCGTACTCACTTCGGAGACCAGCCCTTCCATTTCACAAGGTATTCCAATCGACCCTGTGAGAGCAATCAGGAATAGAAAGAAAACACTTCGTTAGCGAGGCAGCAGCGATCTGGTGTtcacatgtaaaatgtatgcatttgtgagAACAAGTAAAGTTCGTTGAGGTTTTCACATACTCTTCTTATCCGGCGTTTGATGATGGATTCAGCAGCGAACACCCTCTCCCCGACAGCCGACAGCTCCATGTTTACTTCTATCTACCGTTAGATATTTTTCTCTCCACTGGCTAGCTGGTGAATTCCAGGCAGCCCATAATACTCATAACCTAGCAAAGACGTCATCACGTTTCTAATGTGTTGCCAGGCACCGCTGTCGGTGGAACCATTTCAAAGAACTCGATTGGTTCAACTGTTGCTACGTGTATGGGTTTCTAAATTGAGAGGAGGGGCTTTTTGTTAAGAGGAAGTTACACCAATGCTAAAAGTATGTGGTTAAAGTGGCCGAAGTCGTGATCAGAGAGAATTCTTTAAATAATTTTGCGCTGCGTCGTGCATTTCCAATTCCAATTATCCAATTATGTCCAATTATCATCCCAAGCGCGTTCATGGAGCAACCCCAGTTCACGGGACACACGGGTATCAAACTTCAATCCAGGCCAACGGCTTCTTTCGGAACTCGGCGACCAGAAAGAAACAGTCTAACGTTACATGAGCAATGCAGAATGATGTTGTGGCTTTATTGTGTTACGATCTACAGTCCTGTGACTTAATTTActgatacatttaaaaaagttcTTTGAGCAACACTCCCAAATACTCCAACAAAAATAACACTAAACGCGATTTTTCTTATTTGATACACCCAAATgtctttcctttctttttaaatgctCGTTACCTATCAGTGGCAGTGTTTTTTTAAGTAGGTTAGATTGTAGAGCATAATGTAGCCTACGTTACGTACCCATGGAAGTCATCAGTTTCGTCTAGTTTAACGGACAAATAAGATGCTGGCTAAATTTAAATGACAATGTTTTAATATGATGCCATCTTGCAAATTACGCAttcttaaaaaacaacaaaataaaaaaatatatagtagcTATGTCAATTTAGGCTAATGTTTATTATACACGAATTGCTCATTTATCAAGAAAACTATATCTCGCTCTAAGCACTGTAGGGTATCAGTTGCGCCTTTGGAGCTAGCTTGTAGCCAGGTCATCAGGTAGGAAACTGAAACCATAGTGGATCCATTAACCTGAAGAGTATGTTTTTGGAAGGATTTttaatctttaaaataaatgtttatatatatattttttttatttatttatttttttcttcaaaattccaagtctGGTCAAGATTGCATAGAACTCATTTGCTTTCCATTGCCAGAAGCAATAGCAAcattacaatgttcagttaagaacgcAACTcacatttgtgtttttacatgTCAACGGGATAAAGGGTAACTGTAGGCTTCCCAATTCCCACTGAAAGCAAAATCGTAGTTAAACAAACACATACGTTATTTTTTAGAGTTAGCTCGTTTTGAATGAGCCCACattaaacacaaattaatcaagCAAATGTAGGAAAATCCAACAAATCAAATCGGAATTTTGTTATCTGCAGTTTGGCTATTAGTGTCCATAGTCACGAAAAGAAGGCGCTATTTAACTGAAGTGACGGTCTCCATCTCCAGCTATTTAGTTAGCCTAACGGAAACTCTACACTAAATTCCCAAaagaaaatagccccaaaaatgtttttctaccCCGAAaacaatactgtacatttcagggtacatttgggaaatgtgttccctaaagaacaaaaatgtacctccactctgCCTTTATTCCTGAGAGTGTAGCTTGCACCCCCTTAATTAGGTAATCCCTTCAATCATTCAAATTTTATGTTCATTTCAAAGCTATTTCCATTTAGGCATTACTCACACTCGAGGGAAAAAAAGGGCAATAAATTTGAACATCTTCGATCTTCGATTGCCCATAGACAACTTAAAGCCAATTAAACATTGctagcccccccgccccccaggctATGCAGAATAGTCTGCAATTACTGGCTTTCGAATTGTACACAACAAATTAAAAGGCAAGTGATAGATTTgaggcctattattattattattattatcattattattattattagtcatagtagtagtagtagtagtatttttatgattattattattaggctattactgttatgattatgattgttattattattagcctatTCTTCCTCTTATaagttttcttcttctttatttatgtatttattattattattattattattattattattattattattattattattattattaataacaatgAAGTACAAATTTGGTTGTctaataaatataaacacaatacCAGTTGAATATTAATTATCCTTATATTAATTCTTATTATATGAAAATTGAGGCCATTAATGAAATCACAATAACGAGTTACAATACAACAGTTGTatcgataataataataaaaatataataataataataataataataattataataataattataattataataataataataaccttgGTCACAAAGATTGATTCCACAGCAGGACAGGAACGGAATCACGTAACATTCTGTAATGGTTTGTGCAATTGGTTTGTGCAATTCATTTTCCGACTGTTATTTGTATTGTTCTTTTTAATTATCTCCTAACCAAGCTCATACGATTAGTGTACAATTCTAGGTATGCTATTTAGATGTTAAACATCTAAATAATATACAAGGAGTTTAGACAACATTCGAACGAAGCATTGAATACTCGGGTGCCTTTAAATACACGCTTTTTGGAGAACGTTGCAATTTGGAAAGTTCTTTTTGGTTGTTAATGAAAAACTCTCCATTAGCACAAGCCTATACATTTCTGTTGTCATAGACTATGTTTTATAGGCACCTTGTGTTATTAATTCGGCAATTGGTACTCActgtaaattataaaaaattcaaaagaaagaaaggaagaatcAGCATGTTCATGAACTTACACGTAACCACGATGTAGTGTAACCGATAAAGAAAATTGACATATGTATTTTAACAGCAAAATTAACCATACAACATAATTTATTTGGCTGGGCTGGTGGTTTAGCAAAGCGTAAAGCGAAAAATTATAGGTAGGCTATAATATTTTTGTGACTGGGTTGCATAGGGTCATAAATAATATAGCCTAAATTGGTAGCCTTCAAAACGATTTAGCTACAACGACTAAAAATGTCTGTTTCGGTATTATAT from Conger conger chromosome 2, fConCon1.1, whole genome shotgun sequence encodes the following:
- the LOC133121954 gene encoding chromobox protein homolog 8-like, which produces MELSAVGERVFAAESIIKRRIRRGRLEYLVKWKGWSPKYSTWEPEENILDSRLFVAFEERERERELFGPKKRGPKPKTFLLRAQAKAKAKTYEFRSEATRGIRVSFPNPEPVITPRAREGLRAVVPTIFPPSTVNRGESVRIRPADPVREHRPSGGPKKRGPKPKLRFKDALNSGPVPEPAKRRSEEQMTYGPVKLGKHAPPEGEKAGSEMRVIKLARRHQEDPGYGQKQTRAVPGGSIHHYSLDRNMYMHRAGLDMQNARTKECPAAMSPPQPRLKHLSKNSVYRPESPPRDKPSLVAKIPVSRILGEPDEDSWSPCLSNVEKVVVTDVTTNFLTVTIKESSTDQGFFKDKR